A DNA window from Flavisolibacter ginsenosidimutans contains the following coding sequences:
- the hutI gene encoding imidazolonepropionase, with protein MAILLYNIKELFGIHPANEILRGSALANLPSIKNAYVIVEGEQIAAFGRMDELKHKPNDFNESLDATGRLMLPSWCDSHTHLVFAGSREGEFVDKIKGLSYADIAAKGGGILASAKKLAEASEDDLFVQSYKRLQEIISLGTGAVEIKSGYGLSVESELKMLRVIKRLKGAAKIPIKSTFLGAHAFPTEYKEAKEDYIKLIIEKMLPQIAAEGLADYVDAFCEEGFFTTEQTERICLAGKAYGLKPKLHVNQLNSIGGIQTGVKVDAVSLDHLETMTDDDIEILSKAKNTVGTLLPSAAFFLRMNYQPARKMIDAGCAVALASDFNPGSSPSGNMNFVVALSCIQLRMLPEEAVNAATLNGAAAMELQHEAGSIATAKKANLLLTKPVPGLAYLPYSFGNNLLERIMLCGDWK; from the coding sequence ATGGCGATTCTTCTTTATAACATTAAAGAATTGTTTGGCATCCATCCGGCAAACGAAATTTTACGCGGTAGTGCCTTGGCAAATCTTCCTTCTATAAAAAACGCTTACGTAATTGTCGAAGGTGAACAAATTGCAGCCTTTGGAAGAATGGATGAATTGAAGCACAAGCCAAATGATTTTAACGAAAGCCTTGATGCAACGGGAAGATTAATGCTTCCATCGTGGTGTGACAGTCATACACATTTGGTGTTTGCCGGCAGCAGAGAAGGAGAATTTGTTGACAAGATAAAAGGGTTGAGTTATGCTGACATTGCAGCCAAAGGCGGCGGCATTTTAGCTTCGGCAAAAAAACTAGCCGAGGCTTCCGAAGACGATTTGTTCGTTCAATCTTATAAACGTTTGCAGGAAATAATATCACTCGGCACCGGTGCGGTTGAAATTAAAAGCGGTTACGGTTTGTCGGTTGAGAGTGAATTAAAAATGTTGCGTGTCATTAAACGTTTGAAGGGTGCCGCAAAGATTCCCATAAAATCAACTTTTCTTGGCGCCCATGCTTTTCCAACTGAATACAAAGAAGCAAAAGAAGATTACATTAAACTAATCATTGAAAAGATGTTGCCGCAAATTGCGGCTGAAGGCTTAGCCGATTACGTTGATGCCTTTTGCGAAGAAGGGTTTTTTACGACGGAACAAACGGAAAGAATTTGTCTTGCGGGAAAAGCATACGGACTAAAACCAAAGCTGCACGTAAACCAATTGAACAGCATCGGCGGAATACAAACGGGAGTGAAGGTTGATGCGGTTTCGCTTGACCATTTGGAAACAATGACCGACGATGACATTGAAATATTATCGAAAGCAAAAAATACCGTTGGAACGCTTTTGCCTTCAGCGGCTTTCTTTCTGCGCATGAATTATCAGCCCGCAAGAAAAATGATTGATGCCGGTTGCGCAGTGGCTTTGGCTTCCGACTTTAATCCCGGCTCTTCGCCTTCCGGTAACATGAATTTTGTAGTAGCCTTAAGTTGCATTCAACTGCGCATGTTGCCGGAAGAAGCCGTCAACGCAGCCACGCTTAACGGCGCGGCTGCAATGGAATTACAACACGAAGCCGGCAGCATTGCCACCGCCAAAAAAGCAAATTTGTTGCTAACCAAACCCGTTCCCGGACTTGCGTATTTGCCTTATTCTTTCGGCAATAATTTACTTGAGCGGATTATGCTTTGCGGCGACTGGAAATAA
- a CDS encoding bifunctional alpha,alpha-trehalose-phosphate synthase (UDP-forming)/trehalose-phosphatase has product MSRLIIVSNRLPFTIEKNEEGIFVRQSSGGLVSAIKSYFERPDKQSTDYSDKIWVGSMDAAEEDWNAVKDGPDLLTDFRVEPVFPDREQYEDYYNGFSNSTLWPLFHYFPTLVDYKKDYFEAYRDVNQQFAETIAKVYQPGDTIWVHDYQLMLLPQILREALPNATIGFFLHIPFPSYEIFRLLPSRWKRALLHGTLGADLVGFHTHDYVQHFIQSCKMILKVENQFTDILYKERVIKTELFPIGIDYQKFRDAITDEETVGIATSLEEKFYNQKIIFSVDRLDYTKGLDYRLDGYEEFLSRYPEWRERVVFILNIVPSRSMISAYMKRKSRIEEKVSTINGKFSSLHWQPLIYRYNHLSFEELCALYQVADAALITPLRDGMNLVAKEYVASCIDKGVLILSELTGAASELSEAVLVNPTDVEEVADGIATALTMHPIEQRSRLSNMQRRLASYDVFKWTSDFLGCLKETKAEQENLKISLLNDENQSVITQDYKQAETRCILLDYDGTLSPIQKVPSMAKPTTELITLLNRLTNDPKNEIVIISGRDAETLEHWLGNLPLNLIAEHGAAIKHKGGEWQEQATMAAEWKDKIRPLMQLFVNRCAGSFIEEKKSSLAWHYRNTHPDLGFNRSRELRNNLLQLTGNTPLQVMDGNKVLEVRLVGFDKGTTALNMVRTFNADFTLCLGDDVTDEDMFRSFADKAYTIKVGRGNTSAQYTILSQKDVYPFLRKLIGATKTVQLQS; this is encoded by the coding sequence ATGAGCCGATTAATCATTGTTTCCAACCGTTTGCCTTTCACCATTGAGAAAAACGAAGAAGGCATTTTTGTTCGCCAGAGTTCAGGCGGACTTGTATCGGCCATTAAAAGCTATTTTGAACGCCCTGACAAGCAAAGCACTGACTACAGCGATAAAATCTGGGTTGGAAGTATGGATGCGGCAGAAGAAGATTGGAATGCGGTAAAAGATGGCCCGGATTTGTTAACAGATTTCCGCGTAGAGCCCGTTTTTCCCGACAGAGAGCAGTACGAGGATTATTACAACGGTTTTTCCAATTCCACTTTGTGGCCGCTTTTTCACTATTTCCCAACGCTTGTTGATTACAAGAAAGATTATTTCGAAGCCTATCGCGACGTGAATCAGCAGTTTGCCGAAACGATTGCAAAGGTTTATCAACCCGGCGATACAATTTGGGTGCATGATTATCAATTGATGCTGCTGCCGCAAATTCTACGCGAAGCCTTGCCCAACGCCACAATCGGCTTCTTTTTACACATTCCTTTTCCATCGTACGAAATTTTTCGCTTGCTGCCCTCGCGATGGAAACGGGCTTTGTTGCACGGAACCCTCGGTGCCGATCTTGTGGGTTTTCATACACACGATTACGTGCAGCATTTCATTCAGTCGTGCAAAATGATTTTGAAAGTAGAAAACCAGTTCACCGACATTTTGTACAAAGAACGCGTAATTAAAACCGAGCTTTTCCCCATTGGCATTGATTACCAAAAATTCCGCGATGCCATCACTGATGAAGAAACCGTAGGTATTGCCACAAGCCTTGAAGAAAAATTTTACAACCAGAAAATAATCTTCTCTGTTGACCGTCTTGACTACACCAAAGGCCTTGACTACCGCCTTGACGGTTACGAAGAATTTTTAAGCCGTTACCCCGAGTGGCGCGAACGTGTTGTCTTCATCCTCAACATCGTTCCTTCACGCAGCATGATTTCGGCTTACATGAAACGCAAAAGCCGCATTGAAGAAAAAGTCAGTACCATCAACGGAAAGTTTTCCAGCCTTCATTGGCAGCCGCTTATTTACCGCTACAATCATCTTTCGTTTGAAGAGTTGTGTGCTTTGTACCAGGTTGCCGACGCCGCCCTTATCACCCCTTTGCGCGACGGCATGAACCTCGTGGCAAAAGAATACGTGGCTTCGTGCATTGACAAAGGCGTTCTCATTTTAAGTGAGCTCACCGGCGCCGCCAGCGAATTAAGCGAAGCCGTATTGGTCAATCCTACTGATGTAGAAGAAGTGGCCGATGGCATAGCCACCGCTTTAACTATGCATCCCATTGAACAACGTTCGCGTCTTTCCAACATGCAGCGCCGCCTTGCCAGCTATGATGTGTTTAAATGGACAAGCGATTTTTTGGGTTGCCTGAAGGAAACCAAGGCTGAGCAGGAGAACCTGAAAATAAGCCTTCTCAATGACGAAAACCAAAGCGTAATTACGCAGGATTACAAGCAAGCCGAAACACGTTGCATTTTGCTCGATTACGACGGCACCTTGTCGCCCATTCAAAAAGTGCCTTCAATGGCAAAGCCGACAACCGAATTAATAACGCTCTTGAATCGATTAACAAACGATCCGAAAAACGAAATCGTTATTATCAGTGGCCGTGATGCAGAAACGCTGGAACATTGGTTGGGCAACTTGCCTTTAAACCTGATTGCCGAACACGGCGCAGCCATCAAACACAAAGGCGGCGAGTGGCAGGAACAGGCAACGATGGCTGCTGAATGGAAAGATAAAATCAGGCCGCTGATGCAATTGTTTGTAAACCGTTGTGCCGGATCTTTTATCGAAGAAAAGAAAAGCTCGCTTGCCTGGCACTACCGCAACACACATCCAGATTTGGGCTTTAACCGTTCGCGTGAACTGCGCAACAATTTGTTGCAGCTTACGGGCAACACGCCGCTGCAGGTGATGGATGGAAACAAGGTGTTGGAAGTGCGGCTTGTGGGTTTTGACAAGGGCACCACGGCACTGAACATGGTACGAACATTCAACGCAGACTTTACGCTTTGTCTTGGCGATGACGTAACGGACGAGGATATGTTCCGGTCTTTCGCCGACAAAGCTTACACGATTAAAGTTGGCAGAGGAAACACTTCGGCACAGTACACCATTCTTTCGCAAAAAGACGTTTATCCTTTTCTTCGGAAATTGATCGGCGCAACGAAAACCGTGCAATTGCAATCATAA
- a CDS encoding glycosyltransferase family 4 protein: protein MKYRLLLFKRWIEDILMAPLILLGKVLAKRYPLKREYEIFFFFPFYHIGGAEKVHLNIAKAIGNKNCIIFFTRKSQNDLFYREFAASGCEMRDISKYTDNKWIYFVNIIFRGLIAAYINNQTKKPVVFNGQCNFGYKLSPWISKRIPQIELIHSLCSFSYIRIPFLPFISRTVMISTIRIQEHLDLYRSYGIPHRYDKKITFIMNGIELPLQRSESNSDKKEFTVLYVGRGTTEKRVHLIGEAASLLHETSPAIRFVFMGDVEAAMPERYRSHCVFLGNQSDAEEINRIYLGASALILVSDTEGFPMVVMEAMARGLAILSTAVGEVPLHIKDGVNGYLLNDFLNEKAVVTEAKNHILQLVENPQLLHSIAANNIDYAYHHFGMDRFAEEYSNLFSDVKKEYSIS from the coding sequence ATGAAATACCGCCTGTTACTTTTCAAGCGTTGGATTGAGGACATCTTAATGGCCCCTCTCATCCTGCTTGGAAAGGTTTTGGCCAAGCGGTATCCGTTGAAGCGTGAATACGAAATATTTTTTTTCTTTCCTTTTTATCACATCGGTGGTGCCGAAAAAGTACATCTCAACATTGCCAAAGCCATCGGCAACAAAAACTGCATCATCTTCTTTACACGCAAATCACAGAACGATTTATTCTACCGCGAGTTTGCGGCTTCGGGTTGCGAGATGCGGGACATTTCGAAATACACCGACAACAAGTGGATCTATTTCGTCAACATTATTTTTCGCGGACTGATTGCGGCTTACATCAACAATCAAACGAAAAAGCCAGTTGTTTTTAACGGCCAATGCAATTTCGGTTACAAGCTTTCGCCGTGGATCAGCAAGCGCATTCCGCAAATCGAATTGATACATTCGCTGTGCAGCTTTTCGTACATCCGTATTCCTTTTCTTCCGTTCATTTCCCGTACGGTAATGATCAGTACTATCCGCATTCAGGAGCATTTGGATTTGTACCGGAGCTACGGCATTCCGCATCGCTACGATAAAAAAATTACGTTCATCATGAACGGCATTGAACTGCCTTTGCAGAGATCAGAATCAAACAGTGATAAGAAAGAGTTTACCGTGCTTTATGTTGGTCGCGGCACGACGGAAAAACGTGTGCATTTAATTGGCGAAGCCGCAAGTCTTTTGCACGAAACATCACCGGCAATTCGTTTCGTTTTTATGGGCGATGTAGAAGCGGCCATGCCTGAACGCTATCGTTCGCATTGCGTTTTCCTCGGCAATCAAAGTGATGCGGAAGAGATTAACAGAATTTACCTCGGTGCTTCTGCCTTGATTCTTGTTTCGGACACCGAAGGTTTTCCAATGGTGGTGATGGAAGCAATGGCAAGAGGCCTTGCCATTCTTTCTACTGCCGTTGGTGAAGTGCCTCTGCACATCAAAGACGGTGTTAATGGTTATTTGCTCAACGATTTTTTAAATGAGAAAGCAGTTGTGACTGAAGCAAAAAATCACATCTTGCAGCTTGTAGAAAATCCGCAATTATTGCATTCCATTGCAGCCAACAATATTGACTACGCCTATCACCATTTTGGAATGGATCGCTTTGCAGAAGAATACAGTAATCTTTTCTCTGACGTAAAAAAGGAATACAGTATTTCGTGA
- the hutU gene encoding urocanate hydratase, which produces MTTKIFPKYDPVKYKTPTGTKLSCKGWIQEAALRMLLNNLDPEVAERPDELIVYGGRGKAARNFEALDKIIAALKILENDESLLIQSGKPVGILKTHKDAPRVLISNSQLVPHWATWETFDALEKKGLMMYGQMTAGSWIYIGSQGIVQGTYETYAAAANKHFNGSLKSTLNVTAGLGGMGGAQPLAITMNEGVALVAEVEEWRIDKRLETGYLDEKIKDIDEAIDRALKAKQKGEALSIGVLCNAVHLLKRLVERNIIPDTLTDQTSAHDPLIGYWPHEISYEQAKVLREENPQQYIEYAYNSMRRHVELMLRLQSRGAVTFDYGNNIRARAKERGLQNAFDFPGFVPAYIRPLFCEGKGPFRWAALSGDPEDIAATDEVIAKMFPQNESLQRWLKLAKEKISFQGLPARICWLGQGEREKAGLAFNELVRTGKVKAPIVIGRDHLDTGSVASPNRETESMLDGSDAIADWPILNALVNTAGGASWVSLHHGGGVGMGYSIHAGMVIVADGTQDAEERLKRVLRNDPGLGVIRHADAGYETAITTAEKHQLEIDTKLK; this is translated from the coding sequence ATGACGACGAAAATCTTTCCCAAATATGACCCCGTTAAATACAAAACCCCAACCGGTACAAAACTCAGTTGCAAAGGCTGGATTCAGGAGGCAGCGTTGCGAATGTTGCTCAACAATCTTGACCCGGAAGTAGCCGAACGCCCCGATGAATTAATTGTGTACGGCGGCCGCGGCAAAGCAGCCCGCAATTTTGAAGCACTCGATAAAATCATCGCCGCATTAAAAATTTTGGAGAACGATGAATCGCTGTTGATACAAAGCGGCAAGCCCGTTGGCATTTTAAAAACACACAAGGATGCACCGCGTGTTCTGATTTCCAATTCGCAACTCGTTCCGCATTGGGCCACGTGGGAAACCTTTGATGCACTGGAGAAAAAAGGGCTGATGATGTACGGCCAAATGACGGCCGGCAGTTGGATTTACATCGGTTCGCAAGGCATTGTACAAGGCACATACGAAACGTATGCTGCCGCGGCAAACAAACATTTCAACGGCTCGTTAAAAAGCACATTGAACGTTACCGCAGGACTTGGCGGAATGGGAGGCGCTCAACCACTGGCCATCACCATGAACGAAGGTGTAGCCCTGGTTGCCGAAGTGGAAGAATGGCGCATTGACAAACGCCTCGAAACAGGCTATCTCGATGAAAAAATAAAAGACATTGACGAAGCAATTGACCGTGCGTTGAAAGCAAAGCAAAAAGGAGAGGCGCTTTCCATTGGTGTTTTGTGCAACGCTGTTCATCTGCTGAAAAGACTTGTCGAAAGAAACATCATACCCGACACGTTAACCGATCAAACCTCCGCACACGATCCGCTCATTGGTTATTGGCCGCACGAAATTTCTTACGAGCAGGCAAAAGTCCTGCGCGAAGAAAATCCACAACAATACATAGAATACGCTTACAACTCCATGCGTCGCCATGTTGAACTGATGCTGCGATTGCAAAGCCGCGGTGCTGTTACGTTTGATTACGGCAACAACATTCGGGCAAGAGCAAAGGAGAGAGGATTGCAAAACGCTTTTGATTTTCCGGGCTTTGTGCCCGCTTACATCCGCCCGCTTTTCTGTGAAGGCAAAGGTCCTTTTCGTTGGGCAGCCTTAAGTGGCGATCCTGAAGACATTGCGGCAACAGACGAAGTGATCGCAAAGATGTTTCCGCAGAATGAATCGTTGCAACGATGGCTAAAACTTGCCAAAGAAAAAATTTCATTTCAAGGACTGCCTGCACGCATCTGTTGGTTAGGCCAAGGTGAAAGAGAAAAGGCTGGCCTTGCGTTTAATGAACTCGTACGAACGGGAAAAGTAAAAGCACCAATTGTTATTGGCAGAGATCATCTCGACACGGGTTCTGTGGCTTCGCCCAACCGCGAGACGGAAAGTATGTTGGACGGCAGTGATGCCATTGCCGACTGGCCAATATTAAACGCATTGGTAAACACAGCCGGTGGTGCAAGTTGGGTGAGTCTTCATCACGGCGGCGGCGTGGGTATGGGTTACAGCATTCATGCGGGCATGGTCATCGTAGCCGACGGAACGCAAGACGCGGAAGAACGATTGAAAAGAGTTTTGCGAAACGATCCGGGCTTGGGTGTGATAAGACATGCAGATGCCGGATACGAAACAGCGATAACAACTGCTGAAAAACATCAATTGGAAATTGATACAAAACTGAAATAG
- a CDS encoding SH3 domain-containing protein — MALQDKYKQLIDTAKGAGVSNLQVREQDGVLYIDGTAPSAAVKDQLWNLYNQIDPDFKSGDVIMNVNTNVTSGSEAKVNTNESNLNIRRGPGTDQPIVGKAAKGETVTVINKTNEQWWLIRSKDGEEGYAYSQYLSALG, encoded by the coding sequence ATGGCACTTCAGGATAAATACAAACAGTTAATTGACACGGCAAAGGGAGCCGGCGTAAGCAACTTGCAGGTGCGTGAACAGGACGGCGTACTCTACATTGACGGTACGGCACCCTCTGCCGCCGTAAAAGACCAGTTGTGGAATTTGTACAACCAGATTGATCCGGATTTTAAAAGCGGCGATGTCATCATGAACGTGAACACAAACGTCACGTCTGGTTCAGAAGCAAAAGTGAACACCAATGAATCGAATTTGAACATTCGCCGCGGACCGGGTACAGATCAGCCCATTGTGGGCAAAGCGGCCAAAGGCGAGACGGTAACGGTCATTAACAAAACCAATGAACAGTGGTGGCTTATCCGCTCAAAAGACGGAGAGGAAGGTTACGCGTATTCGCAATACCTCTCGGCGCTTGGATGA
- a CDS encoding arginase family protein translates to MNLTHFKRYNKNDVLSLTRLRRFETKIGERVEVLNDGDIAQAVKNLSAQYVIVGIPEDIGVQANYGTGGASTAWLSFLQAFLNAQSNDFLSGEDVAVIGHFDFGDVQFLIDKNAYGQEEKVEAYRHAVNGIDEEVEGLIKMLVAEEKTPIVIGGGHNNAYPLLKGTAKGLHAAGIIELPQINCINLDAHTDYRPSEGRHSGNGFRYAEEDGFLQKYCVLGVHESYLPQNVWIDIVNNPFLDIITYEDIFIHEKRNFRQAVTHAVDFTSDNHCGIEIDLDCVQNILSSASTPSGVQAIHARQYVNLCAAHTKAAYLHIAEGATQLANGTSNNLTGKFIQYLVTDFIKMNGEL, encoded by the coding sequence ATGAACCTCACACATTTTAAGCGCTACAACAAGAACGATGTTTTGTCTCTTACCCGGCTGCGCCGCTTTGAAACCAAAATCGGCGAAAGAGTAGAAGTTTTAAACGACGGCGACATTGCGCAAGCTGTAAAAAATTTGTCCGCTCAGTACGTTATTGTTGGTATTCCCGAAGACATTGGCGTGCAGGCCAATTACGGAACCGGCGGTGCAAGCACGGCCTGGCTTTCTTTTTTGCAAGCCTTCCTTAACGCACAAAGCAATGACTTTTTAAGCGGCGAAGACGTTGCGGTTATCGGTCATTTTGATTTTGGAGACGTGCAATTTCTCATTGATAAAAACGCTTACGGGCAGGAAGAAAAAGTAGAAGCCTACCGTCATGCCGTAAATGGAATTGACGAAGAGGTTGAAGGATTGATCAAGATGCTTGTGGCGGAAGAAAAAACGCCCATCGTTATTGGCGGCGGACACAATAACGCATATCCCTTGCTCAAAGGAACAGCGAAGGGCTTGCATGCAGCGGGCATAATTGAACTGCCGCAAATCAATTGCATCAACCTTGATGCGCACACGGATTACCGTCCGTCGGAAGGAAGGCATAGCGGCAACGGGTTTCGATACGCGGAAGAAGATGGTTTTTTGCAGAAGTATTGCGTTCTTGGCGTACACGAAAGCTACTTGCCGCAGAACGTTTGGATTGACATTGTCAACAATCCATTTCTTGACATCATTACGTACGAAGACATTTTTATTCACGAAAAAAGAAACTTTCGCCAGGCAGTAACGCACGCCGTTGACTTTACTTCAGATAATCATTGCGGCATTGAGATTGACCTTGACTGTGTGCAAAATATTTTGAGCAGTGCATCCACACCAAGCGGAGTACAAGCCATTCACGCACGGCAATACGTAAACCTTTGCGCTGCACATACCAAAGCCGCCTATCTGCACATTGCCGAAGGCGCAACGCAACTGGCGAACGGCACGTCCAATAATTTAACAGGAAAGTTCATTCAATACCTCGTCACTGATTTTATTAAGATGAATGGCGAGCTATGA
- a CDS encoding pyridoxal-phosphate dependent enzyme — protein sequence MNVKNNILETIGNTPLVRLNKITKDLPCDVFAKVEYFNPGNSIKDRMAVKMVEVAEAEGKLKPGGTIIECTSGNTGMGLAMAAVVKGYKCIFATTDKQSQSKADILRALGAEVIICPTNVEPDDPRSYYETAARLAREIPNSFLMNQYDNLANRLAHYETTGPEIWEQTEGKITHLVVTAGTGGTVTGTAQYLKEKNPNIQVWAIDVYGSLLTKYFRTGEVDMNEVHPYVSEGFGEDFVPKNYDMSVIDYFEQVTDKDGAVMARRLAKEEALFCGYSAGSCIQGLMQLKDKLKKGDLVVCILHDHGSRYVAKVYNDQWMAERGFFDVKSFKDVVNARGKQRLITAEPTQSVSDAVELMKEYDIEHIPIVTPVGEIIGSISENGLFQKVFSNPEIKTEKIEKVMEKSFPVVAFDTPVEKLGTLINKENGAVLAKDESGNYHIVTKYDVIQALA from the coding sequence ATGAACGTTAAGAACAACATTCTCGAAACCATTGGCAACACACCGCTTGTCCGGCTAAATAAAATCACCAAAGACCTGCCTTGCGACGTGTTTGCAAAAGTTGAATATTTTAATCCGGGTAACTCCATCAAAGACCGCATGGCGGTGAAGATGGTGGAAGTAGCCGAAGCCGAAGGCAAATTAAAACCCGGAGGCACCATCATCGAATGCACCTCAGGCAACACAGGCATGGGTCTGGCGATGGCGGCCGTAGTAAAGGGTTATAAATGCATTTTCGCTACCACCGATAAACAATCGCAATCAAAGGCCGACATACTTAGGGCTTTAGGCGCTGAAGTCATAATTTGTCCAACCAACGTAGAGCCTGACGATCCGCGCAGTTATTATGAAACAGCCGCAAGACTGGCAAGAGAAATTCCGAATTCTTTTTTAATGAACCAGTACGATAACCTTGCAAACCGACTGGCGCATTACGAAACAACCGGCCCGGAAATTTGGGAACAAACCGAGGGCAAGATTACGCACCTTGTTGTAACGGCGGGCACAGGTGGAACGGTTACGGGAACTGCACAATATTTAAAAGAAAAGAATCCCAATATTCAAGTATGGGCCATTGACGTTTACGGCTCGTTGCTTACAAAATATTTTCGTACCGGCGAGGTTGATATGAACGAAGTGCATCCTTATGTATCGGAAGGTTTCGGTGAAGACTTTGTGCCGAAGAATTACGACATGAGCGTGATTGATTACTTTGAACAAGTAACGGACAAAGACGGCGCGGTAATGGCGCGGCGCCTGGCAAAAGAAGAAGCTTTGTTTTGCGGTTATAGCGCTGGCAGTTGCATCCAGGGTTTAATGCAATTAAAGGATAAGCTAAAGAAAGGCGACCTTGTTGTTTGCATTCTTCACGATCACGGCAGCCGGTATGTAGCCAAAGTGTACAACGATCAATGGATGGCTGAACGCGGTTTCTTTGACGTAAAATCTTTTAAGGATGTTGTGAACGCCAGAGGCAAACAACGTTTGATTACGGCCGAACCAACGCAATCGGTTTCAGACGCCGTTGAACTCATGAAGGAATACGATATTGAACACATACCAATTGTTACACCTGTGGGAGAAATAATTGGTTCGATAAGCGAGAACGGCTTGTTCCAAAAAGTATTTAGCAATCCCGAAATAAAGACAGAGAAAATAGAAAAAGTGATGGAAAAAAGTTTTCCGGTCGTTGCCTTTGATACTCCAGTTGAAAAACTTGGTACGTTGATCAACAAAGAAAACGGCGCTGTGCTTGCAAAAGACGAAAGTGGCAACTATCACATTGTTACCAAATACGACGTTATCCAGGCGCTTGCTTAA
- a CDS encoding glycosyltransferase family 4 protein: protein MKNILIITYYWPPSGGAAVQRWLSFANLLAAENNVYVLTVDEKKATFQLRDESLVNEVHPSIKVHSTKTREPFGIFTFIFGKKSIPKPAFSNEGNPSFVKKITRFVRGNLFIPDPRKGWKPFAMKAAERLIQNVKFDCVITAGPPHSTHFIGEALKQKHGLFWIADFHDLWTDVIYYNMLYHLPVVKKIDAGLEKRILESADLVLTVGEKYKQKLLLKSERLSPDKIKIVRIGYDEKLFPQKVVAAPQKEFVITYTGTMADYYRPQVFIESLKHTTQKFPGVSFRFRFAGVLAGSIRNEIDAAGLLSITEDMGYVPHEKAVQLLFSSTVLLLVNPVTKDEEMVIPGKLYEYLAAHKPIINITKQEAETSAIIAECKAGETFDRNQLAALTAYLEKLVLQWREKGAIDLSDNDSQVKQYSRSEIARHLQELIHSRS, encoded by the coding sequence GTGAAAAACATTCTCATCATTACCTATTATTGGCCGCCGAGCGGTGGCGCCGCAGTGCAGCGCTGGCTTTCCTTTGCCAACTTGCTGGCAGCGGAAAACAACGTTTATGTGTTAACGGTGGACGAGAAGAAAGCGACTTTTCAGTTGCGTGACGAAAGCCTGGTGAACGAAGTTCATCCGTCTATAAAAGTTCACTCTACAAAAACGAGAGAGCCTTTTGGGATTTTTACGTTCATCTTCGGAAAAAAGAGTATTCCCAAACCGGCTTTTTCCAATGAAGGCAATCCGTCTTTCGTAAAAAAAATCACCCGTTTTGTTCGCGGCAATCTTTTCATTCCCGATCCGCGCAAAGGATGGAAACCGTTCGCCATGAAAGCCGCAGAACGATTGATTCAGAATGTAAAATTTGATTGCGTCATTACCGCGGGTCCGCCGCACTCAACGCATTTTATCGGCGAAGCCTTGAAACAAAAACACGGACTTTTCTGGATTGCCGATTTTCACGACCTGTGGACGGACGTGATTTATTACAACATGCTTTACCATCTCCCGGTTGTAAAAAAAATTGACGCCGGCTTAGAGAAACGCATTTTAGAAAGCGCTGATTTGGTATTGACAGTTGGCGAGAAATACAAGCAAAAACTTTTGTTGAAATCGGAACGTTTATCGCCTGACAAAATAAAAATTGTTCGCATTGGCTATGACGAAAAATTGTTTCCGCAGAAAGTTGTTGCAGCGCCACAAAAAGAATTTGTGATTACATACACCGGAACGATGGCCGATTACTACCGGCCGCAGGTTTTTATCGAATCCTTGAAACACACGACGCAAAAATTTCCCGGCGTGTCATTCCGTTTTCGTTTTGCCGGCGTGCTGGCCGGCAGCATTCGCAATGAAATTGATGCGGCGGGCTTGTTGTCCATTACCGAGGACATGGGTTATGTGCCGCACGAAAAGGCCGTGCAGCTTCTTTTTTCTTCTACGGTCTTGTTGCTTGTAAACCCTGTGACCAAAGACGAAGAAATGGTGATTCCGGGAAAGCTTTACGAGTACCTTGCCGCACACAAACCCATCATCAACATCACGAAACAAGAAGCGGAAACGAGTGCGATAATTGCAGAATGCAAAGCCGGCGAAACCTTCGACCGCAATCAACTGGCTGCACTTACTGCGTATTTGGAAAAACTGGTTTTGCAATGGAGAGAAAAAGGTGCGATAGACCTTTCGGACAACGATTCGCAAGTGAAACAATATTCACGCAGCGAAATTGCACGACACCTCCAAGAACTCATTCATAGTCGATCCTGA